A genome region from Triticum aestivum cultivar Chinese Spring chromosome 2B, IWGSC CS RefSeq v2.1, whole genome shotgun sequence includes the following:
- the LOC123043362 gene encoding uncharacterized protein has protein sequence MGINFKVKLYSDRAGSSGGGDGDGGAGPTSPPAPGPAPSPSLDPALVSTSPLPLQPARRPPLTPIVKYTDEGPDIDDDWPEDEDKDEDEDEDDDDEDEDQGLDDDGYDDWPEDEDDEGWEVMQEDQDELPDEEKFYISLFMSTQKKNLPHDLVRHDSVPLNKNEYFSLWENWNQLLDGKRTYLRPPKDCRILSVSGVFRCPDARPRALGCQEPLLDLVQDYSDNDIFQEIIKVLCQRYLHFRRTRGDGNYFYRAFFFSYLENLGQMQDSQAEVTRLMEHVAVSRENFCRLKWDKAYFLNPEEYFSSVVSELNRLVNSVANGLSSDELYKRSLQEMMPLRIISLLRLLAETEIRTREADYKSFIPEKMNVHQYCYKEVRPLDVKPTMLAMRALTYALGIPLRLEILGRDLMAGDLQVKRLDFFPRSETGKGAFHMAQSYWSSTSTPEPLELGSGNLLSSDGTPSLTLLCRSEDCDILYR, from the exons ATGGGGATAAATTTCAAGGTCAAGCTATACAGCGACAGGGCGGGAAGCAGCGGAGGCGGAGACGGAGACGGCGGCGCCGGACCCACATCGCCGCCTGCGCCAGGCCCCGCGCCGTCGCCCTCCCTCGACCCCGCGCTGGTTTCCACCTCGCCGCTCCCGCTTCAGCCGGCACGGAGGCCGCCGCTGACCCCCATCGTCAAGTACACG GATGAAGGACCGGATATTGATGATGACTGGCCCGAGGACGAGgacaaggacgaggacgaggacgaggatgatgatgatgaggacgag GATCAAGGACTGGATGATGATGGTTATGATGATTGGCCTGAAGACGAAGATGATGAGGGTTGGGAGGTGATGCAAGAGGATCAG GATGAATTACCAGATGAGGAGAAATTCTACATTTCATTGTTTATGAGCACTCAAAAGAAGAATCTCCCGCATGATCTTGTTCGGCATGACTCGGTGCCGCTCaataaaaatgaatatttttctctGTGGGAAAACTGGAATCAGCTGCTGGATGGCAAGAGAACATACCTCCGACCACCGAAGGACTGCCGTATTCTCAGTGTCAGTGGTGTTTTCAGGTGTCCGGATGCTCGTCCAAGGGCATTAGGATGCCAG GAACCACTCTTGGATTTGGTTCAGGATTATTCAGATAATGACATTTTCCAGGAAATTATCAAG GTTCTTTGTCAGCGCTATTTGCACTTCAGACGAACTCGCGGAGATGGCAACTATTTCTATAGAGCTTTCTTTTTCTCCTACTTG GAAAATCTTGGACAAATGCAAGATAGTCAAGCTGAAGTTACTCGTCTAATGGAACATGTGGCAGTGTCCAGAGAGAATTTCTGTCGTCTGAAATGGGACAAAGCATACTTCTTAAATCCTGAAGAATACTTTTCAAGTGTTGTTTCT GAGTTGAATCGTTTGGTCAATTCTGTTGCAAATGG TCTGAGTTCTGACGAGTTGTACAAGAGAAGTCTACAGGAGATGATGCCACTCAGGA TCATTTCTTTGCTAAGATTGCTGGCAGAGACCGAGATCCGTACTCGAGAAGCTGATTACAAATCATTTATCCCTGAAAAGATGAATGTCCATCAG TATTGCTACAAGGAGGTGCGGCCCCTGGATGTTAAACCAACGATGTTGGCAATGAGGGCTCTAACATATGCACTTGGCATCCCGCTGCGACTCGAAATTCTAGGCAGAGACTTGATGGCTGGAGATTTGCAAGTAAAGCGCCTTGATTTCTTCCCTCGATCAGAGACAGGGAAGGGTGCTTTCCATATGGCCCAAAGCTACTGGTCCTCAACCTCAACCCCTGAACCACTGGAGCTGGGAAGTGGCAACCTGTTATCATCTGATGGCACACCTTCGCTGACCTTGCTGTGTCGGTCCGAGGACTGCGACATTCTTTACCGCTAG